In Paenibacillus sp. FSL M7-0420, a single genomic region encodes these proteins:
- a CDS encoding YunC family protein — protein MVTLEPMQVGGHVLVGVEVKLPKTTLLSISTDKGYIMCGALDIGLLNEVLSDRQIIAARAVGVRTLQQLLAAPLESVTIEAEKLGIVPGMSGAEALLLMM, from the coding sequence ATGGTAACGTTAGAGCCAATGCAGGTCGGCGGTCATGTCCTGGTGGGAGTTGAGGTGAAGCTGCCCAAAACTACGCTGCTCAGCATAAGTACAGACAAGGGGTATATCATGTGCGGGGCGCTGGATATAGGACTGCTGAACGAGGTGCTGAGCGACCGGCAGATTATTGCGGCAAGGGCTGTCGGGGTGCGCACGCTTCAACAGCTGCTGGCCGCGCCGCTGGAGTCTGTAACTATAGAAGCAGAGAAGCTGGGAATCGTTCCGGGCATGTCCGGTGCAGAGGCCCTGCTGCTAATGATGTAA
- a CDS encoding MarR family transcriptional regulator, with protein sequence MHSSEGLKRLLYDRFLHLSHLVEETFVTEMDVFTDLTRKYGITLTSTSLTSIHVIDCIGHHEPVNSTTIAEAMKLSKASITKISTKLLQDGCIKRSRMNDNKKEIYFSLTPKGRQLFELHARMHENLEEKFIEKMGEFSEPELQASLKFIQTMIDENTMLPLNLSQFDK encoded by the coding sequence ATGCATTCCTCTGAAGGACTTAAGCGGCTGCTGTATGACCGTTTTCTCCATCTATCCCATTTAGTTGAAGAGACTTTTGTAACCGAAATGGATGTATTTACTGATCTCACACGGAAATACGGGATTACTCTCACTTCAACCAGCTTGACCAGTATTCATGTCATCGACTGCATCGGCCATCACGAGCCTGTCAACAGCACCACCATCGCGGAGGCCATGAAATTGTCCAAGGCGAGCATCACTAAGATCAGCACCAAGCTTCTCCAGGATGGCTGCATTAAGCGGAGCCGGATGAATGACAACAAGAAAGAAATCTACTTCAGCCTTACTCCTAAAGGCAGACAGCTCTTTGAACTCCACGCGCGGATGCACGAGAACCTGGAGGAGAAATTCATCGAGAAAATGGGTGAATTCTCGGAACCGGAGCTGCAGGCTTCACTGAAATTCATTCAAACGATGATTGATGAGAATACAATGCTTCCCTTAAATCTTAGTCAATTCGACAAGTAA
- a CDS encoding Dps family protein — translation MAKASNKVNTASLEQVLNRQVANLNVLYVKVHNYHWYVKGEQFFALHVKFEELYDDITLKMDEVAERLLSIKGSPAATMKEYLELATIQEATGKEDARGMVQALIEDFATVAEELTEGIELAEEISDQPTADLFIKIRTDLEKNQWMLRAFLG, via the coding sequence ATGGCTAAAGCATCAAACAAAGTGAACACCGCTTCATTGGAACAGGTACTGAACCGTCAGGTTGCCAACCTGAACGTATTGTATGTGAAGGTGCATAACTATCACTGGTATGTGAAGGGTGAGCAGTTCTTCGCCTTGCATGTGAAGTTCGAAGAGCTGTACGATGATATTACACTCAAAATGGACGAGGTGGCTGAGCGCCTGCTGAGCATCAAAGGCAGTCCTGCAGCAACTATGAAAGAATATCTGGAGCTGGCTACCATTCAGGAAGCCACAGGCAAAGAAGATGCCCGCGGTATGGTTCAGGCGCTGATTGAAGACTTCGCTACAGTGGCTGAAGAACTGACAGAGGGCATCGAGCTGGCGGAAGAAATCAGCGACCAGCCGACAGCAGACCTTTTCATCAAGATCCGCACGGATCTGGAGAAGAACCAGTGGATGCTGCGCGCTTTCCTGGGCTGA
- a CDS encoding copper amine oxidase N-terminal domain-containing protein, producing MKKLWISIVAGLLVFPMLFQAPAQAAAKPIRVIIDGVTLSTDQPPIMVNGRTMVPLRAIFEAFNADIKWNQKTQTVTASQNDTTIVLKIGSKIATINNKAVSLDVPGQNLKGRTMVPTRFVSEALGREVGWNPAAQIVTITTPVPVGGNAAPVSGVTAQDISDYGDGRDLQISFNRAADESLVDQYRVLVAKTGTSLNLSSALAVGSSNYSVALVTGANPVVKLNAAARTIDGDLIKNNQGYSVYVVTVGKGNNTSALSSAAAVITLQNKAVPALGTVQATDTSDYGDGRDLSVSFNKLADESKISSYRIFVVKASNSTVFDLGRANAVSSSNYTQINKTGNNISMNLSSGSRDTDGALIKTGVSYRVYVLAVDSSNAANNVLSPASAALTLANAGVSNLNVTDVNDYNDGRDLKVTFNHASDETNISQYRILVVPTNFYSSFSLNDANNVSSANYTAVNTSGTYTEQILNSSSRDVRGSLIRNGTSYKVYVLAAGNWNNSGSNVLSAASPAITLVNTSGLSAISNLSVSDVNDYGDGRDLRVSFNHAGDESYISHYRILVVPMNYYNSFSLSDANNAGNYTTAGTSGDSTNQVLDASAKDVRGAAIKPGVSYRVYVLTVRNGSYQGANVLSEGSAAITLSAKLPVTSVTNVTYGMDNGKLAVNFTKSARESNISEYRVFVVPSKQSFGTAEALSVQSSYYRSAVPNGSNLSIAAAARDINGNPIVKGTKYKVYVLAVANSSGVQNGGLSDSSEEFEI from the coding sequence GTGAAAAAGTTATGGATTTCGATTGTAGCAGGATTATTGGTGTTCCCGATGTTGTTTCAGGCTCCGGCACAGGCAGCAGCAAAACCCATCAGAGTTATTATTGACGGGGTGACCTTGTCCACAGATCAGCCGCCGATAATGGTGAACGGACGGACTATGGTTCCCCTGCGGGCTATCTTTGAAGCCTTCAATGCCGACATCAAGTGGAATCAGAAGACACAGACAGTAACAGCTTCCCAGAACGATACAACGATTGTACTGAAGATTGGCTCCAAGATCGCAACCATCAACAACAAGGCAGTCAGCCTGGATGTGCCGGGCCAGAATCTGAAGGGCCGCACAATGGTGCCTACCCGCTTCGTAAGTGAAGCGCTCGGCCGCGAGGTCGGCTGGAATCCAGCTGCGCAGATTGTCACGATCACCACTCCGGTTCCGGTAGGCGGGAATGCGGCTCCGGTATCGGGAGTAACCGCCCAGGATATCAGCGATTATGGAGACGGCCGGGATCTGCAGATTAGCTTCAACCGTGCGGCTGACGAATCGCTGGTGGATCAATACCGAGTGCTTGTCGCCAAGACCGGTACTTCACTGAATCTGTCGTCTGCACTGGCAGTAGGTTCCTCTAACTATTCCGTTGCTCTGGTAACAGGAGCCAATCCTGTTGTGAAGCTGAACGCTGCCGCCAGAACGATCGACGGTGACCTGATTAAGAATAATCAGGGATATAGCGTATATGTAGTGACAGTCGGCAAAGGCAATAATACCAGTGCCCTCTCCAGTGCAGCTGCCGTTATTACATTGCAGAATAAGGCAGTTCCGGCACTGGGCACCGTCCAGGCAACGGATACCAGTGATTACGGGGATGGCCGGGATCTCTCCGTCAGCTTCAACAAGCTGGCCGATGAGAGTAAGATAAGCTCTTACCGGATCTTCGTAGTCAAAGCGTCCAATTCCACGGTGTTTGACCTGGGCAGAGCCAATGCGGTCTCCAGCAGCAATTACACGCAGATCAACAAGACGGGGAACAACATCAGTATGAACCTCTCCTCCGGCTCCAGAGATACAGATGGAGCGCTGATCAAGACGGGTGTCAGCTACCGGGTATACGTACTGGCGGTTGACAGCAGCAATGCTGCGAATAATGTGCTGTCACCTGCTTCGGCGGCCCTTACACTGGCCAATGCAGGGGTATCCAACCTGAATGTGACCGATGTGAACGATTATAATGACGGGCGGGACTTGAAGGTTACCTTCAACCATGCCTCAGACGAGACCAATATCAGCCAGTACCGCATTCTGGTTGTGCCAACGAACTTTTACAGCAGCTTCAGCTTAAATGATGCGAATAATGTATCCAGTGCGAATTATACGGCGGTAAACACATCAGGAACCTATACCGAGCAGATCCTGAATTCCTCCAGCAGAGATGTGCGCGGTTCCCTGATCAGGAACGGAACCAGCTACAAAGTGTATGTGCTCGCGGCAGGCAACTGGAACAATTCGGGCTCGAATGTGCTTTCCGCTGCTTCTCCGGCGATTACGCTGGTGAATACCTCCGGTCTCAGTGCTATATCGAATCTAAGTGTGAGTGATGTGAACGATTATGGAGACGGCCGTGATCTGAGAGTATCGTTCAATCATGCCGGAGACGAATCCTACATCAGCCATTACCGGATTCTGGTGGTGCCTATGAATTATTACAACAGCTTCAGCTTGTCGGATGCGAATAATGCGGGGAATTATACAACCGCAGGTACATCCGGGGACAGCACCAATCAGGTGCTCGATGCTTCAGCCAAAGACGTACGCGGTGCAGCCATCAAGCCGGGAGTCAGCTACCGGGTATATGTATTGACGGTTAGAAACGGCAGCTACCAGGGAGCTAATGTATTATCGGAGGGATCGGCAGCCATTACCTTATCGGCTAAGCTTCCCGTCACCTCCGTGACGAATGTGACCTACGGCATGGATAACGGCAAACTTGCGGTTAACTTCACCAAGTCTGCCCGTGAGTCGAATATTTCCGAATACCGGGTATTCGTTGTCCCTTCCAAGCAGAGCTTCGGTACTGCAGAAGCCCTTAGCGTGCAATCGTCTTACTACAGATCAGCAGTCCCTAACGGAAGCAATCTCTCGATAGCGGCTGCAGCCAGAGATATTAACGGTAACCCGATAGTAAAAGGAACCAAGTATAAGGTATACGTGCTTGCGGTAGCCAACAGCTCTGGAGTGCAGAACGGCGGACTGTCCGATTCAAGCGAAGAGTTCGAGATCTAA
- a CDS encoding DUF423 domain-containing protein, whose product MQRRLVGWGALLGMLSVAIGAFGSHILKPVISEHYLQVYETGVQYHMFHALALILIGLTAGQWGESVRLRWAGRLMVAGVVLFSGSLYILSISGVKVLGAITPLGGVCFIAGWICLALEAFSRKK is encoded by the coding sequence ATGCAACGAAGATTGGTAGGCTGGGGAGCCTTGCTGGGTATGCTGTCTGTTGCCATTGGCGCGTTCGGATCGCATATCCTTAAGCCTGTAATCAGTGAGCACTATCTGCAGGTGTACGAGACGGGCGTACAGTATCATATGTTTCATGCGCTGGCCCTGATACTTATCGGGCTTACCGCTGGGCAGTGGGGCGAAAGTGTCCGTCTGCGCTGGGCAGGGCGGCTGATGGTTGCCGGGGTTGTCCTGTTCTCGGGCAGCCTGTACATCCTTAGTATATCCGGTGTCAAGGTTCTCGGAGCAATCACTCCGCTGGGAGGCGTATGCTTCATTGCGGGCTGGATCTGCCTGGCCTTGGAGGCCTTCTCGCGCAAGAAGTGA